The sequence ACTATGTCATGCCGGGCGATCTCGTCGGTCTTCAGGGCACGGTGATGGGGGAAATGCAGCATTCGGTGGAGGCGCTCTCGCCGGTGACGCTCTGCGTCTTCGAGCGGTCCCGCCTCAACAACCTCTTCACCGATCACCCGACACTTGCCTATGACCTGACCTGGATCGCGGCAAGCGAGGAGCGCATGCTCGACAGCCATCTTCTCAGCATCGGCCGGCGCACCGCCCTGGAGCGTGCCGCCTATCTGATCGCGTTTCTTTATCGCAAGGCGAAAGCGGTCAATCTCATCCCCGGCGAAACACCGATCCCGGTCACCCAGCAGCATGTGGCCGACACACTCGGCCTCTCCATCGTTCACACCAATAAAACCCTGAGAAAGCTGGTCGATCGCCGCCTCATCCGCTGGACGGACAAGGGCTGTCTGGTGCTCGATGATGCGGGGCTTAGCCATGTGGCAGGGTGGGAGAGCGACGAGAAACGGCAAAGGCCCTTCATCTGATCTTCCTTTGACATGTCTTTTTTAAATGACGGTGGGGCCGTAATTTGCGACTCCTGTCGTGATATCTCACTGCGGAATCATTTCGGAGATCGCGGCTTCGAGCCTGACGGCTCTCTCATTTAGGAAGAAGAAAACATATGGTGCCACAACGGGTTATCATCGTTGAGGATGAATATCTGGTGGCGCTTGATGTCGAGGCGGTTCTCCAGTCCATGGGGGTGGAAACCATCACCATCGCCACGACGCTTGCGCAGGCAAGGGAGGCCGCCGGACAGGATGTTGCGGATTGCGTGCTTCTCGATGTCAGCCTCTCCGATGGCAAGAGTTACGATTTTGCCCGTGAGCTGCGCGCGGCGGGCATTCCCTTCGGTTTCGTCAGCGGCTACGGCGATACGACGGGCTTTCCGGAAGACCTGATGCATGCCCCCTTGCTTGGCAAGCCTTTCGGCGAAAACGAAATCGTCGGTTTTGTCCTTGGTCTGGTCGGTACGGACAGGGATGCCGTAAAAGAATAACGTTTCGCCGCCAGATCGGTTATGGTGGGGCTTGAATCGAAATTCGGACAGGTTTCATGCAGTGGCAGGATGAGGCGATCATTCTCGGCGTCAAACGCCATGGCGAGACGAGCGTCATCGCCGAGGTGATGACCCGTTCGCGTGGCCGCCATCTCGGCATGGTGCGCTCCGGTCGTTCTCGTAGCATGCAGCCGGTGCTGCAGGCGGGAAACCGGGTGGATGTCGTCTGGCGGGCGCGTCTTGACGACCATCTCGGCGAATATCGCATCGAGCCTCTGCAATTGCGCGCCGCGCAGCTGATGGAAACGGCGACCGCCGTTTACGGTGTCCAGGCCATGGGCGCTCTTCTCAGGCTTCTGCCGGAGCGTGACCCGCATCCACATCTCTATCAGGCGCTCGACATCATCCTCGACAATCTCCGCGATCCGGCCGATGCCGGCGAATTGTTCGTGCGGTTCGAACTCGCCGTCTTGAAC comes from Rhizobium rhizogenes and encodes:
- a CDS encoding Crp/Fnr family transcriptional regulator, which encodes MSPKKPNGISTTPCQQCPLRDLPHFRDFSSSELDFVSRFKTGELAVESGSVILMEGSHSAHLYTVLQGWAFRYKTLEDGRRQILNYVMPGDLVGLQGTVMGEMQHSVEALSPVTLCVFERSRLNNLFTDHPTLAYDLTWIAASEERMLDSHLLSIGRRTALERAAYLIAFLYRKAKAVNLIPGETPIPVTQQHVADTLGLSIVHTNKTLRKLVDRRLIRWTDKGCLVLDDAGLSHVAGWESDEKRQRPFI
- a CDS encoding response regulator, yielding MVPQRVIIVEDEYLVALDVEAVLQSMGVETITIATTLAQAREAAGQDVADCVLLDVSLSDGKSYDFARELRAAGIPFGFVSGYGDTTGFPEDLMHAPLLGKPFGENEIVGFVLGLVGTDRDAVKE
- the recO gene encoding DNA repair protein RecO, yielding MQWQDEAIILGVKRHGETSVIAEVMTRSRGRHLGMVRSGRSRSMQPVLQAGNRVDVVWRARLDDHLGEYRIEPLQLRAAQLMETATAVYGVQAMGALLRLLPERDPHPHLYQALDIILDNLRDPADAGELFVRFELAVLNDLGFGLDLTECAATGLRTDLIYVSPKTGRAVCRTAGAPYAARMLSLPAFLGEGQSKAADPESLAAAFRLTAHFLNRHVYDPRGLSENAARDGFVQAALKALQRRASPPALDEAV